ATCAGGTTTATAAATACTTGTTTCAATTGGTGTTCGTCGCAATAAACCGAAGGAACATCAGAATCGAAGTTTGTTGTCATTCTCACGTTATTCATGATGGCCTGCGGCTCCAGGAGAGTCGTAACGCTGTCGAAAATTTTGGCCAAATCATGTACCGCGTACTGTTTCGCCTGCGGCTTCGCAAGCGCCATAAATTCCTGGACAATCGTATTGATCCTGTCGAGCTCCGTCAGCATAATATCGAAATACTCGTGATTGTGATTCACTTTGGATTTCAGAAATTGCGTAAAGCCTTTAAGCGAAGTAAGCGGATTACGGATTTCATGAGCTATACCCGCCGCCATTTGACCGACGACGGACAGCTTTTCCGAGCGGATCAACGCTTCCTCTTCCTTCTTTCTTTGAGTCAAATCGTGGTAGACGCTTTGGATCACAAAGGGTCTTCCCTGAAAATCATGGATCCGTATACTCGAAACCTCAACATCGATCACGCGGCCATCCAATCCAAGAAGCTTGCTTTCGGTAAAATCGAGCGGTTCATCCGATACGTATACTCTGCTGAAGCGTTCCTTGGTGATTTCCCGATAATCGGGGTGAATAAGACTCATATAAGGCCGGGAGAAAAGCTGCTCCTTGTTCGAGACGCCAAAAAGCTTTAAACCCGCAAGATTAACATATAAAATTTTCTCGCCGTCGTGGACGACGATAGGCTCAGGCAAATATCTTATCAAGCGCTGATAGCGTAGATCATTCTCGCGAAGCATCTGATCGGCCAATATTGAAGCTGTTACATCGAGGAAGGTTCCCATTAGTATTGACTTTTCTTTATGTGTAACAGGGAAAGCCTTCGCCTCGCAGAACACAATCGAATTATCTTTTTTGACAACTCTTAACCATTTGTTGATTGTTATTTTTTCGTTATTCAACCTCTTTTTAATTGTTTCCTCAAAAAACGAAAAATCGCGGTAATAAATGATATCCTTCGGATCCATATGAAGCAGTTCTTCCTCGGTGTATCCCAAGGTGTCTGCAATATACTTGTTGACAAATATGAATCGGCCTTCCTCTATAAGAAAAAATCCAATTCGCGACTCCTCTGCAATACAGTGAAAATATTCGGCAAATATCGATTTGTAGTCTTGGTTCATCGTCAGTACTCATCCCCCGGTTGGAAAATGCATTAACTATAAATTCGATATGTTTTGCCAATAACCTTTGTGTAAAAGACAAGTTTCAACATCTTTCACCTACAAACCTTCATCCACAAACCGTTGGGAACCGTTTACCGGATGCTTTGCTGTATACCGGCAACAAATATCCGTATACCGTCATAATAGATCGGCAGCGTCCGTTCCAGTAAAGCGGCGGTCGGCTCTTCACTGCCGATATAAGTGTTCACATACCCCTGCATGTAGTAAAAAAGCATTCTTCCATGATTAAGAGCTTTAGCCGGATCGACTCGGGCTGCACCGTCGCCGACGGCGTCACTCAGCGCATCATTAAGATGACCGAACAATCTGTTGCGGATTTGGTTCACTTCAAGAACAGGCTCCTTCTCATCGATCCTGACGGCTCCGGGTGTAATCAGGACGTGATAAAAGCTCCCTTTCGTAAGGCAAAATACAGCAAACTCACGGCAGACGGCAAGCAGCCTATCAATTTGCGAAGCTGAAGGATCCGCC
This is a stretch of genomic DNA from Paenibacillus sp. sptzw28. It encodes these proteins:
- a CDS encoding PAS domain-containing sensor histidine kinase produces the protein MNQDYKSIFAEYFHCIAEESRIGFFLIEEGRFIFVNKYIADTLGYTEEELLHMDPKDIIYYRDFSFFEETIKKRLNNEKITINKWLRVVKKDNSIVFCEAKAFPVTHKEKSILMGTFLDVTASILADQMLRENDLRYQRLIRYLPEPIVVHDGEKILYVNLAGLKLFGVSNKEQLFSRPYMSLIHPDYREITKERFSRVYVSDEPLDFTESKLLGLDGRVIDVEVSSIRIHDFQGRPFVIQSVYHDLTQRKKEEEALIRSEKLSVVGQMAAGIAHEIRNPLTSLKGFTQFLKSKVNHNHEYFDIMLTELDRINTIVQEFMALAKPQAKQYAVHDLAKIFDSVTTLLEPQAIMNNVRMTTNFDSDVPSVYCDEHQLKQVFINLMKNAIEAMPDGGNLTVFLMRNTEDSVLIRIEDQGVGIPKEQLDLLGGPFYSTKSTGTGLGLMICFRIIEAHHGTIRFASEPGRGTTATVELPICVSS
- a CDS encoding TetR/AcrR family transcriptional regulator translates to MTTRRKQLTEEMKAGIRSAAAALFADKGFAAVTMREIAKAAGCSHTAIYLYFKNKEDLLQQIAIPPLKEMEAAMLGRMADPSASQIDRLLAVCREFAVFCLTKGSFYHVLITPGAVRIDEKEPVLEVNQIRNRLFGHLNDALSDAVGDGAARVDPAKALNHGRMLFYYMQGYVNTYIGSEEPTAALLERTLPIYYDGIRIFVAGIQQSIR